A region of Dioscorea cayenensis subsp. rotundata cultivar TDr96_F1 chromosome 5, TDr96_F1_v2_PseudoChromosome.rev07_lg8_w22 25.fasta, whole genome shotgun sequence DNA encodes the following proteins:
- the LOC120262008 gene encoding LOW QUALITY PROTEIN: serine/threonine-protein kinase RIO1-like (The sequence of the model RefSeq protein was modified relative to this genomic sequence to represent the inferred CDS: deleted 1 base in 1 codon), which translates to MALEASAMEERENQRREGEEGSDEEEEEFGNSDEDWSSDSDVGDALDWLDSADGGAAAAGGASFSVAPARRPNAHGGLLSRPLQPLSNRNQKFSHHIRASPLEEWEGRMNVGMSNSVTTAIRDSVREMAIGRIRSTEKADRATVEQAIDPRTRMVLFKMLNRGIFNDINGCISTGKEANVYHATKADGQELAIKVYKTSVLVFKDRDRYVQGDYRFRYGYCKHNPRKMVKTWAEKEMRNLLRVKAAGIRCPSPILLRLHVLVMEFIGKSGWAAPRLKDASLSEDKLRESYVEIITIMRTLYQKCKLVHGDLSEYNILYFEGHLYIIDVSQSVDLDHPSALDFLREDCVHVSDFFKKGGVAVMSVKELLDFVLDPSISDDAVDEYLEKIQQNILKRCGTDVQDDEIAPTVYVQTLNHVKKCEEDLVQMAMLSRPAFVYEPKPEELYDQPLLGFIDTKAEGISKQHQDITVANETSEILDRSLSNEQPLEETVETSTDGDESSSDSEEEKLAVDDGTRMDPADKKAARKENKKKVKEEKRESRKSKVPKAEKKRRKKLAKAKCSR; encoded by the exons ATGGCGCTCGAAGCTTCAGCAATGGAGGAACGAGAGAATCAAAGgcgagaaggagaagaaggatctgatgaagaggaagaggagtttGGAAATAGCGATGAGGATTGGTCCTCGGATTCGGATGTAGGTGACGCCCTTGATTGGCTGGATTCTGCTGATGGCGGCGCTGCTGCAGCAGGAGGGGCATCCTTCTCTGTTGCTCCGGCGAGGCGCCCCAATGCCCATGGAGGTCTCCTTTCCCGCCCATTGCAGCCCCTATCTAATCGTAACCAGAAGTTCTCCCATCACATCCGAGCCAGCCCCCTTGAG GAATGGGAAGGGAGGATGAACGTGGGAATGTCAAACTCAGTGACAACTGCAATTAGGGATAGTGTTAGAGAGATGGCAATTGGAAGGATTAGGTCCACTGAGAAAGCAGACCGAGCCACTGTTGAGCAG GCCATAGACCCAAGAACTCGTATGGTTTTGTTCAAAATGCTCAATAGAGGAATATTTAATGATATCAATGGTTGCATTTCAACTGGGAAAGAA GCAAATGTTTATCATGCGACT AAAGCTGATGGCCAAGAATTAGCTATCAAAGTGTATAAAACATCTGTTCTTGTTTTTAA GGACCGAGATCGATATGTCCAAGGTGATTACCGCTTCAGATATGGGTATTGTAAGCATAATCCAAGGAAGATGGTGAAAACCTGGGCAGAGAAGGAAATGAGAAATCTTTTAAG AGTGAAGGCAGCTGGAATAAGATGCCCGTCACCAATTCTTTTGAGGCTTCACGTTTTGGTTATGGAATTCATAG GGAAATCGGGTTGGGCTGCTCCTCGCTTGAAGGATGCATCTCTGTCGGAAGATAAGTTGCGTGAAAGTTATGTAGAG ATTATTACAATAATGCGAACACTCTATCAGAAGTGTAAATTGGTACATGGAGATCTGAGTGAATACAACATACTTTATTTTGAG GGTCACTTATACATTATTGACGTATCACAGTCTGTCGACCTTGATCACCCTTCTGCATTAGACTTCCTTCGTGAAGATTGTGTTCATGTTTCA GACTTCTTCAAGAAGGGCGGTGTCGCTGTTATGTCTGTAAAAGAGCTGCTTGATTTTGTGCTTGATCCATCCATTTCTGATGACGCTGTGGATGAATATTTGGAGAAG ATCCAAcaaaatattctcaaaagatgCGGTACAGATGTCCAAGATGATGAGATTGCACCAACTGTATATGTACAG ACATTGAACCATGTGAAGAAATGCGAGGAGGATTTGGTTCAGATGGCAATGCTTTCGAGACCAGCATTCGTCTATGAACCGAAACCTGAAGAACTTTATGACCAGCCACTTCTAGGATTTATTGACACAAAAGCCGAAGGTATCAGTAAGCAACATCAGGATATAACTGTAGCAAACGAGACTAGCGAAATTCTGGATCGTAGTTTGTCGAATGAACAACCTTTGGAGGAAACAGTGGAAACATCCACAGATGGGGATGAATCAAGTAGtgattcagaagaagaaaaattagcaGTAGATGATGGAACCAGAATGGACCCGGCTGATAAGAAAGCTGCTCGGaaggagaacaagaagaaggttaaagaagagaagagagaatcTAGGAAAAGCAAAGTACCTAAGGCAGAGAAAAAGAGGAGGAAGAAGTTAGCAAAAGCCAAGTGTAGCAGGTga
- the LOC120260518 gene encoding F-box protein At1g67340-like has translation MRTRSGGAYPKPGSDNDATGNNESLKRRNPFGFGSSRTQDPPRKRFRPGDRTEFFEWLHDDLVLSILSKLAVSASSPSDLVNVLITCKRFNGLGMNPLVLSKASKNSLAIRAKNWSGSAHRFLKLCADAGNLEACYTLGMIRFYCLGSRGSGASLMARAAMSSHPPALYSLAVIQFNGSGGSKSDKDLRAGAALCARAALLSHVDALRELGHCLQDGYGVRRSVPDGRRFLLHANARELAAALSHPLSLPLIGSSSGSACPLLSDFGCAIPPLDPHPANRFLIDWFSSRRLEPDGLRLCSHVGCGRPETRRHEFRRCSVCGLVNYCSRACQALDWKLSHKAQCAPLDRWIN, from the exons ATGCGGACTCGGAGCGGCGGGGCATACCCGAAACCCGGATCCGATAACGACGCCACTGGGAATAACGAGAGTCTCAAACGACGAAACCCCTTCGGATTCGGATCTTCGCGAACACAAGATCCGCCCCGCAAACGGTTTCGCCCCGGCGACCGAACGGAGTTCTTCGAATGGCTTCATGATGACCTCGTCCTCTCCATCCTTTCGAAGCTCGCCGTCTCCGCCTCCTCTCCTTCTGATCTCGTCAACGTCCTCATCAC GTGCAAGAGATTCAATGGTTTGGGGATGAATCCGTTGGTTCTATCGAAAGCTTCGAAGAACTCGCTGGCGATTAGGGCTAAGAATTGGTCGGGATCGGCTCATCGCTTCTTGAAGCTCTGTGCTGATGCCGGCAATCTTGAAGCTTGCTACACTCTCGGCATG ATCCGGTTCTACTGCTTGGGGAGCCGAGGGAGCGGCGCGTCGCTGATGGCGCGAGCCGCCATGTCCTCTCACCCGCCGGCTCTCTACTCTCTAGCCGTCATCCAGTTCAACGGCAGCGGCGGCTCCAAGTCCGACAAAGACCTCCGCGCCGGTGCTGCGCTCTGCGCCCGCGCCGCCCTTCTCAGCCACGTCGACGCCCTTCGCGAGCTCGGTCACTGTCTCCAGGACGGATACGGTGTGCGCCGCTCCGTCCCCGACGGCCGCCGTTTTCTCCTCCACGCCAACGCCCGCGAACTCGCCGCCGCCCTCTCCCACCCTCTCTCCCTCCCCCTTATCGGATCCTCCTCTGGATCCGCTTGTCCTCTCTTATCGGACTTCGGGTGTGCCATTCCCCCACTCGACCCGCACCCCGCGAACCGTTTCCTCATCGACTGGTTCAGTTCACGCCGTCTTGAACCTGACGGTCTCCGTCTCTGTTCGCACGTGGGTTGCGGCCGTCCTGAGACACGCCGTCACGAATTCCGTCGTTGCTCCGTTTGTGGCCTCGTTAACTACTGTTCTCGCGCGTGCCAAGCACTTGATTGGAAACTCTCTCATAAAGCTCAGTGCGCGCCATTGGATCGCTGGATTAACTAG